The following coding sequences lie in one Capsicum annuum cultivar UCD-10X-F1 chromosome 5, UCD10Xv1.1, whole genome shotgun sequence genomic window:
- the LOC107870433 gene encoding tricalbin-3: MVFESVSAITLDFPQVFLVYPSPCPCKSNANTLFTRRRGKRGLRKLGSDLDLDLFRGKWVIRACVNGGDHHKHHNFDINIADNARRGARNVVIKRFADELDAYGRVSEELVEGSSNNFANFQEDPFVDKLRTQLGVMHPLPSPPINRNVFGLFVVFFFVGVVFDKVWTSRKSNFKPNNGGNSGKWPLVPANLSSLLEKDLQRKESVEWVNMVLGKLWKVYRPGIENWIIGLLQPVIDNLKKPDYVQRVEIKKFSLGDEPLSVRSVERRTSRRVNDLQYQIGIRYTGGARMLLMLSLKFGVIPISVPVGVRNFDIDGELWVKLRLIQTEPWIGAVSWAFVSLPKIKLDLSPFRLFNLMAIPVLSMFLKKLLTEDLPRLFVRPKKIVLDFQKGKAVGPVPSEPKSDQYEQPNAGEMQEGNKEFAGELSVTLVDARKLSYIIYGKTDPYVNLKLGDQVIRSKRNSQTTVIGPPGEPIWNQDFHMFVTNPRGQKLYIEAKDTLGFTDLTIGSAEVDLVSLEDTVPTDKIVVLRGWGLLGPRPVGEILLRLTYKAYVEDEEDERTEARSKDLDASDDELSDFDERDIAVYEDRGKSVSSGTDKESFMDLLAALLVSEEFQGIVASETSNTKSVDDFKTRVSTSRQRTPARSEQQTSDTPEIFGESALFWLAIITSISVLIALNVSGSSIFNP; this comes from the exons ATGGTTTTTGAATCAGTTTCTGCTATTACTCTTGATTTCCCTCAAGTATTTTTAGTATACCCATCTCCTTGTCCATGTAAAAGCAATGCCAATACATTGTTTACGAGGAGGAGGGGGAAAAGGGGTTTGAGGAAATTGggttcggatttggatttggatttgtttCGTGGGAAATGGGTAATTCGGGCTTGTGTGAATGGCGGAGACCACCATAAACACCataattttgatataaatattGCGGATAATGCTAGAAGAGGAGCTAGGAATGTTGTAATTAAGAGATTTGCTGATGAATTGGATGCTTATGGAAGAGTTTCTGAGGAATTAGTGGAAGGTTCGAGTAACAATTTTGCTAATTTTCAAGAAGACCCTTTTGTAGATAAGCTAAGGACTCAACTAGGGGTGATGCATCCATTGCCTTCACCTCCAATAAATCGGAATGTTTTTGGTCTTTTTGTAGTGTTTTTCtttgttggtgttgtttttgaTAAGGTTTGGACATCAAGAAAGAGTAATTTTAAGCCAAACAATGGAGGGAATTCCGGGAAATGGCCGTTGGTTCCAGCGAATCTTTCTTCATTGTTGGAAAAGGATTTGCAAAGGAAAGAATCTGTAGAGTGGGTAAACATGGTGTTAGGGAAGTTGTGGAAGGTTTATAGGCCTGGGATTGAGAATTGGATCATTGGTTTGCTTCAGCCTGTCATTGATAATCTCAAAAAGCCTGATTATGTTCAGAGAGTCGAGATAAAGAAATTCTCGCTCGGGGATGAGCCTCTTTCTGTTAGGAGTGTGGAGCGGAGAACTTCTCGTCGAGTCAATGATTTGCA GTATCAGATAGGCATCCGATACACTGGTGGTGCTCGCATGCTGTTAATGCTGTCGCTAAAATTTGGAGTTATCCCCATTTCTGTGCCAGTCGGTGTACGGAACTTTGACATTGATGGCGAACTCTGGGTCAAGTTGCGATTAATACAAACAGAGCCTTGGATTGGAGCTGTTTCTTGGGCTTTTGTTTCCCTTCCAAAGATAAAGCTTGACTTGTCACCATTCCGTTTGTTCAACCTAATGG CGATTCCTGTTCTATCAAT GTTTTTGAAGAAACTTCTTACAGAGGATTTACCTCGTCTCTTTGTCCGTCCGAAAAAAATTGTGTTGGATTTTCAAAAAGGCAAGGCAGTTGGCCCTGTTCCGAGTGAACCCAAGTCTGATCAATATGAACAACCTAACGCTGGAGAAATGCAAGAAGGAAATAAGGAATTTGCTGGAGAACTATCAGTGACTCTTGTTGATGCAAGGAAACTCTCTTATATCATCTATG GCAAAACTGATCCATATGTCAATCTAAAACTCGGAGATCAAGTAATACGCAGCAAAAGAAACAGTCAAACTACTGTCATTGGACCTCCTGGAGAACCTATATGGAATCAG GATTTTCACATGTTTGTCACAAACCCTAGGGGACAAAAGCTATATATAGAAGCAAAGGACACCCTTGGATTTACAGATTTGACTATTGGCTCAGCGGAG GTTGATCTGGTATCGCTCGAAGATACTGTACCAACAGACAAAATTGTGGTCCTCAGAGGTTGGGGACTACTGGGACCAAGGCCTGTAGGAGAGATTTTACTGCGATTGACATATAAAGCTTATGTTGAAGATGAGGAGGATGAAAGGACTGAAGCAAGATCCAAGGATTTGGATGCTTCAGATGATGAATTATCTGACTTTGATGAACGAGATATTGCTGTCTATGAGGATCGTGGAAAGAGTGTGTCAAGTGGAACAGATAAAGAATCGTTTATGGATTTATTGGCAGCATTACTTGTCAGCGAGGAATTCCAAGGGATCGTGGCATCTGAAACAAGCAATACTAAATCTGTAGATGATTTTAAAACTAGAGTGTCAACATCAAGACAACGTACTCCTGCCAGATCTGAACAGCAAACTTCTGATACTCCTGAAATTTTTGGAG AGTCGGCCCTGTTTTGGCTAGCGATAATTACAAGTATCTCAGTTCTAATTGCTCTCAATGTCAGCGGTTCTAGCATTTTCAATCCGTGa